One Myxococcaceae bacterium JPH2 DNA window includes the following coding sequences:
- a CDS encoding dual specificity protein phosphatase family protein encodes MSTPRGKLNLDWVTPSLAVGGRFPIEAADHLARGLGISAIVDVRGEARDDERALREHGIAFLHLPAQDLGALHLNRLDDGVAWVSERLARGEKVLIHCEHGAGRSVLLALCVMVARGEAPLEALANAKARRWQVSPSETQLRAFRAWTARWREGHAVSWAVPSVEALAERAYSHLRHPPPVEES; translated from the coding sequence ATGAGCACGCCGCGTGGGAAGCTGAACCTCGATTGGGTGACGCCTTCGCTCGCGGTGGGGGGACGCTTCCCCATCGAGGCGGCGGACCATCTGGCCCGAGGCCTGGGCATCTCCGCCATCGTGGACGTGCGAGGCGAGGCCCGCGACGACGAGCGCGCCCTGCGCGAGCACGGCATCGCGTTCCTGCACCTGCCCGCTCAAGACCTCGGGGCCCTCCACCTGAACCGGCTGGACGACGGCGTGGCCTGGGTGTCCGAGCGACTGGCGCGCGGAGAGAAGGTGCTCATTCACTGCGAGCACGGCGCGGGTCGCAGCGTGTTGCTGGCGCTGTGCGTCATGGTGGCGCGAGGCGAGGCGCCGCTGGAGGCGTTGGCGAACGCGAAGGCGCGGCGGTGGCAGGTGTCGCCCAGTGAGACGCAGCTTCGGGCGTTCCGTGCGTGGACGGCGCGGTGGCGCGAGGGGCACGCGGTGTCCTGGGCGGTGCCCTCGGTGGAAGCACTGGCGGAGCGGGCCTACAGCCACCTGCGCCACCCACCCCCGGTGGAAGAGTCCTGA
- a CDS encoding LysM peptidoglycan-binding domain-containing protein, with the protein MSIKIKSGDTLSALAQRYNTSVGALMKANPQIKNADLIYAGKSLNIPGSKDGFDSPSLRPGGNKGGPGGVDGSGPINSGPGTKGPKGSPFDIAQAQLGKNAGSLKLEKTGVGSDMDDGIPNNVNCANFVSACLEQAGQISNSQHNNSVYGLQSNLDRDPNFKRVSLKDAKPGDVVSMKTNGGEHVVMFAGWKNGQPQFIGSNNVNSDGSQRITISSMNYPIMSVHQYRG; encoded by the coding sequence ATGAGCATCAAGATCAAGTCCGGCGACACCCTGTCCGCCCTGGCCCAGCGCTACAACACCAGCGTGGGCGCGCTGATGAAGGCGAACCCGCAGATCAAGAACGCCGACCTCATCTACGCCGGCAAGTCCCTGAACATCCCGGGCAGCAAGGACGGCTTCGACTCTCCGTCGCTGCGTCCCGGCGGCAACAAGGGCGGCCCGGGCGGCGTGGATGGCTCCGGCCCCATCAACTCGGGCCCCGGCACCAAGGGTCCCAAGGGCAGCCCGTTCGACATCGCCCAGGCGCAGCTCGGCAAGAACGCCGGCTCGCTGAAGCTGGAGAAGACGGGCGTGGGCTCGGACATGGATGACGGGATTCCCAACAACGTCAACTGCGCCAACTTCGTCTCCGCGTGCCTGGAGCAGGCGGGGCAGATCAGCAACAGCCAGCACAACAACTCCGTCTACGGCCTCCAGTCGAACCTGGACCGTGACCCGAACTTCAAGCGCGTGAGCCTCAAGGACGCCAAGCCGGGCGACGTGGTCAGCATGAAGACCAACGGCGGCGAGCACGTGGTGATGTTCGCGGGTTGGAAGAACGGCCAGCCCCAGTTCATCGGCTCCAACAACGTGAACTCGGATGGCTCGCAGCGCATCACCATCAGCTCGATGAACTACCCCATCATGTCCGTGCACCAGTACCGCGGCTGA
- a CDS encoding DUF4157 domain-containing protein, with amino-acid sequence MSDRCLDAGHGLVTGLISASAGAARSAIFALASLAGGMARCASGRSREGLPQLKQGLWRMAQLPVDVVLMVSVRVLSAAQVIAGLETLGRRLTDAEVARLRPIFGGSLDYGAVRVKEGPLGLLGVTGRAFAHGDTVFLPPGDSAEDFGLLVHELTHVWQHQHGGTAYLSAALLAQFLGDGYDWRKAVSQRRRWAELNPEQQAQLIQDAVEAHLVPPVSAPTAQVRLRGWSDSALCLLDEAMDCLYAGRGAP; translated from the coding sequence CTGAGCGACCGGTGCCTGGACGCCGGGCATGGACTCGTCACCGGGCTCATCAGCGCCTCGGCGGGCGCGGCGCGCAGCGCCATCTTCGCCCTCGCGTCGTTGGCGGGGGGCATGGCCCGCTGTGCCTCGGGGCGCTCGCGCGAGGGGCTGCCCCAGCTCAAGCAGGGGCTGTGGCGCATGGCCCAGCTCCCCGTGGACGTGGTGCTGATGGTGAGCGTGCGCGTGCTGAGCGCCGCGCAGGTCATCGCCGGCCTGGAGACCCTGGGCCGCCGCCTCACCGACGCCGAGGTGGCGCGGCTGCGTCCCATCTTCGGCGGCAGCCTGGACTACGGCGCCGTGCGCGTGAAGGAAGGTCCGCTGGGGCTCCTGGGCGTGACGGGCCGCGCGTTCGCGCATGGCGACACCGTCTTCCTGCCGCCGGGGGACTCGGCCGAGGACTTCGGGCTGCTCGTGCATGAGCTGACGCACGTGTGGCAGCACCAGCACGGCGGCACGGCCTACTTGAGCGCCGCGTTGCTCGCGCAGTTCCTGGGGGATGGCTACGACTGGCGCAAGGCCGTCTCGCAGCGGCGGCGCTGGGCCGAGCTGAACCCCGAGCAGCAGGCGCAGCTCATCCAGGACGCGGTGGAGGCCCACCTGGTGCCGCCCGTCTCCGCGCCCACCGCGCAGGTGCGCTTGCGGGGCTGGTCCGACAGCGCGCTGTGCCTGCTGGACGAGGCCATGGACTGCCTCTACGCCGGCCGCGGCGCGCCCTGA
- a CDS encoding metallophosphoesterase, which yields MAELSPGVESEREPRLPAGVVWAFVVRVGIILSLLGGFHAYVGLRLFADPAWPAPWALLGELVLGALFVMLPAGMLLGRHESSGALRVLKWVAFIWLGSLGVFFTTTVAADLVAAVLRWTGTVTDAQSLARGKALGVLLTALPAVGFAFLTARGRARVERVTVPVEGLGAGLSGLRVVQISDIHVGPTLDGKWLTRVVEQVNALAPDVVAVTGDLVDGSVEALRDEVAPLAGLRAKLGVFYVTGNHEYYHGGRAWSAEVARLGLTVLRNEHRVVERDGARLVVAGVTDYNAGSIDAEHASRPDLALAGAPADVPRVLLAHQPRSALSLQGLRVDLQLSGHTHGGQVFPFMFFVKLQQPVVRGLARVAGVRVYTHRGTGYWGPPLRLGPSPEIAELTLVPAEAR from the coding sequence GTGGCGGAGCTGTCCCCTGGGGTTGAGTCAGAGCGGGAGCCTCGGCTGCCCGCGGGCGTGGTGTGGGCCTTCGTCGTGCGGGTGGGCATCATCCTCAGCCTGTTGGGCGGGTTCCACGCGTACGTGGGCCTGCGGCTGTTCGCGGATCCGGCGTGGCCCGCGCCCTGGGCCCTGCTGGGTGAGCTGGTGCTGGGGGCGCTCTTCGTGATGCTGCCCGCGGGCATGCTGCTGGGGCGGCACGAGTCCTCCGGCGCCCTGCGCGTGCTCAAGTGGGTGGCCTTCATCTGGCTGGGCTCGCTCGGCGTGTTCTTCACCACGACGGTGGCCGCCGACCTGGTGGCCGCGGTGCTGCGCTGGACAGGCACCGTCACCGACGCGCAGTCCCTGGCGCGAGGCAAGGCGTTGGGCGTGCTGCTGACGGCGCTGCCCGCGGTGGGGTTCGCGTTCCTCACCGCGCGCGGGCGGGCCCGGGTGGAGCGGGTGACAGTTCCCGTGGAGGGACTGGGCGCTGGCCTGAGCGGCCTGAGGGTGGTGCAGATCTCCGACATCCACGTGGGCCCCACGCTGGATGGGAAGTGGCTGACGCGCGTGGTGGAGCAGGTGAACGCGCTCGCGCCGGACGTGGTGGCGGTGACGGGAGACCTGGTGGACGGCAGCGTGGAGGCGCTGCGCGACGAGGTGGCGCCGCTCGCGGGGCTGCGCGCGAAGCTGGGCGTCTTCTACGTGACGGGGAACCACGAGTACTACCACGGCGGTCGCGCCTGGTCCGCCGAGGTGGCGCGCCTGGGCCTCACCGTGCTGCGCAACGAGCACCGCGTGGTGGAGCGGGATGGGGCGCGGCTCGTGGTGGCGGGCGTCACCGACTACAACGCGGGCAGCATCGACGCCGAGCACGCGAGCCGGCCCGACCTGGCGCTGGCGGGCGCCCCGGCGGACGTGCCGCGCGTGCTGCTGGCGCACCAGCCGCGCTCGGCGCTGTCGCTCCAGGGGCTGCGCGTGGACCTCCAGCTCTCCGGACACACGCACGGCGGCCAGGTGTTCCCCTTCATGTTCTTCGTGAAGCTCCAGCAGCCCGTGGTTCGCGGGCTTGCGCGGGTGGCCGGCGTCCGCGTCTACACCCACCGGGGCACCGGCTACTGGGGCCCGCCCCTGCGCCTGGGCCCCTCGCCGGAGATCGCCGAGCTGACCCTCGTCCCCGCCGAGGCCCGCTGA
- a CDS encoding TIGR00266 family protein, whose protein sequence is MARMHEVDFQVHGDDLQFVEVELDPGEAAVAEAGAFMYMEDGIEMETVFGDGSKQKSGLFDSLLGAGRRLLTGESLFTTVFLNRAGGKRKVAFGAPHPGKIIPVDLGQMGGELIAQKDSFLAAAKGVTLGIAMQKKLGTGLFGGEGFIMQRLQGDGLVFIHAGGTLHERMLGPGELLRVDTGCIVAFQPTVDFDIQRVSGIKTAFFGGEGFFFATVRGPGRVWLQSLPFNRLASRVLAAARPGSSSEEGSVLGNLGLGNLGLSDDP, encoded by the coding sequence ATGGCGCGCATGCACGAGGTGGACTTCCAGGTTCACGGCGACGACTTGCAGTTCGTGGAGGTGGAGCTGGACCCGGGCGAGGCCGCGGTCGCCGAGGCGGGGGCCTTCATGTACATGGAGGACGGCATCGAGATGGAGACCGTCTTCGGCGACGGTTCCAAGCAGAAGAGCGGCCTGTTCGACTCGCTGCTCGGCGCGGGCCGGCGCCTGCTGACGGGCGAGTCCCTCTTCACCACCGTCTTCCTCAACCGCGCGGGCGGCAAGCGCAAGGTGGCCTTCGGCGCGCCTCACCCGGGGAAGATCATCCCCGTGGACCTGGGGCAGATGGGCGGCGAACTCATCGCGCAGAAGGACAGCTTCCTCGCGGCCGCCAAGGGCGTGACGCTGGGCATCGCGATGCAGAAGAAGCTGGGCACGGGCCTCTTCGGTGGTGAGGGCTTCATCATGCAGCGCCTCCAAGGCGACGGCCTCGTCTTCATCCACGCGGGAGGCACGCTGCACGAGCGGATGCTGGGGCCGGGCGAGCTGCTGCGCGTGGACACCGGCTGCATCGTCGCGTTCCAGCCCACCGTGGACTTCGACATCCAGCGGGTGAGCGGAATCAAGACGGCCTTCTTCGGAGGCGAGGGCTTCTTCTTCGCCACCGTGCGGGGACCGGGGCGCGTGTGGCTCCAGTCCCTGCCCTTCAACCGGCTCGCGAGCCGAGTGCTCGCCGCCGCGCGCCCGGGAAGCTCGTCCGAGGAGGGCTCCGTGCTGGGCAACCTCGGGCTCGGCAACCTGGGGCTGAGCGACGACCCCTAG
- a CDS encoding carboxypeptidase regulatory-like domain-containing protein → MRIALVIALVFLHAGLALAEPDSFGLGTGRDGSLSVSTQDVVVNTAFAAISTDVVAGGTVARLSTVTGFAAGDLVLFHQTTEPAWAAPVGTSSLDLGPRNLGQWELARVSKVDGVLRRMTLTAPLRFGFQVGGQVVRVPEYKDVTVTQAGSLAAPPWKSPTGGILAFLVSGTLSNAGRIHADGKGFEGGSQRDHSTGPLGCTGLNLSFAQGGTERGEGVALRGTGRGNVANGGGGANCRNAGGGGGGHGGVGGAGGRTAESDGRRAEGGLGGASLTYTLYDHFLFGGGGGAGEGDETQGTGGERGGGAVFTRAALFVGSGTYSANGAAPAFTSGSDGAGGGGAGGTVILRSATQLNCGAAQANGGQGGDITPFASELLGAGGGGAGGRLLLQGTAVTCSSSAQAGRGGMSVISDGGVDMASPWVTDSAPYAGTSQPLLLPFRVLVTPVVTSPRDGSLVPNPQPRIDGTADPVGPVVYVSVDGVRLSAVVPDSSGRFSVTPRQPLPPGEHLVEVFSEVLGMGSAPATPVRFTTPVVLSDGGVVVAPVLVVPATGDTVSPTPLFAGTALNGVSVGLDIDDEPEVVLSMDLEGRFRYVRPGDQPMTPGPHRARVHAHDENGNNGPSSSATTFEVVVGEVDAGTGQTPDAGGTADAGTRPDGGVRDPLVPVVVVPEQGEVVDPTPTFAGVAVAGASVALELDGVALATVTTDDAGVFRHEVGSAEALALGDHRVVARTVETQGVAGARSSAVDFQVRGPTALDVGCGCGATPLEGLASAGAWLGLLALSRRRARRG, encoded by the coding sequence ATGCGGATCGCCCTTGTTATCGCGCTCGTGTTTCTCCATGCGGGCCTCGCGCTGGCCGAGCCGGATTCCTTTGGCCTGGGGACGGGCCGGGATGGCTCGCTGTCCGTCTCGACCCAGGACGTCGTCGTCAACACGGCCTTTGCCGCCATCTCGACGGATGTCGTCGCGGGCGGCACGGTGGCCCGGCTCTCGACCGTGACGGGCTTCGCCGCGGGCGACCTGGTGCTGTTCCATCAGACGACCGAGCCCGCCTGGGCCGCGCCGGTGGGGACCTCCTCGCTGGACCTGGGGCCGCGCAACCTGGGCCAGTGGGAGCTGGCGCGCGTCAGCAAGGTGGACGGCGTGCTGCGCCGGATGACGCTCACCGCGCCGCTGCGGTTCGGCTTCCAGGTCGGCGGGCAGGTGGTGCGCGTCCCCGAGTACAAGGACGTGACGGTGACGCAAGCCGGCTCGCTGGCGGCGCCGCCGTGGAAGTCGCCCACGGGCGGCATCCTCGCGTTCCTCGTGTCCGGCACGCTCTCCAATGCGGGGCGCATCCACGCGGACGGCAAGGGCTTCGAGGGCGGCAGCCAGCGCGACCACTCGACGGGGCCGCTGGGCTGCACCGGGCTGAATCTGTCCTTCGCGCAGGGCGGCACCGAGCGCGGTGAGGGTGTGGCGCTGCGGGGCACGGGCCGAGGCAACGTCGCCAACGGCGGCGGTGGCGCCAACTGCCGCAACGCGGGCGGCGGAGGCGGAGGCCATGGTGGCGTGGGCGGCGCGGGCGGGCGCACCGCCGAGAGCGACGGCCGGCGCGCCGAGGGCGGCCTGGGCGGCGCGTCGCTCACGTATACCCTCTATGACCACTTCCTCTTCGGCGGGGGCGGTGGCGCGGGCGAGGGCGACGAGACCCAGGGCACGGGGGGAGAGCGAGGCGGCGGTGCGGTCTTCACCCGCGCGGCGCTCTTCGTCGGCTCGGGGACCTATTCGGCCAACGGCGCGGCGCCGGCGTTCACCTCGGGCTCGGATGGGGCCGGCGGGGGTGGCGCGGGAGGCACGGTCATCCTGCGCAGCGCGACCCAGCTCAACTGTGGCGCCGCGCAGGCGAACGGCGGGCAGGGCGGAGACATCACGCCCTTCGCGTCGGAGCTGCTCGGGGCGGGCGGTGGTGGCGCGGGCGGGCGCCTGTTGTTGCAGGGCACGGCCGTGACGTGCTCGTCGTCCGCGCAGGCCGGGCGCGGTGGCATGTCCGTCATCTCCGATGGCGGGGTGGACATGGCCTCGCCGTGGGTGACGGACTCGGCGCCTTATGCAGGCACCTCGCAGCCGTTGCTCTTGCCCTTCCGTGTGCTCGTGACGCCGGTGGTGACCTCGCCGCGCGACGGGAGCCTCGTGCCGAACCCGCAGCCGCGCATCGACGGCACGGCGGATCCCGTGGGCCCCGTGGTGTACGTGTCCGTGGACGGCGTGCGGCTGTCGGCGGTGGTGCCGGACAGCAGCGGACGCTTCTCCGTCACCCCGCGCCAGCCGCTGCCTCCGGGCGAGCACCTGGTGGAGGTCTTCTCGGAGGTGCTGGGCATGGGCAGCGCGCCCGCCACGCCCGTGCGCTTCACCACGCCCGTGGTGCTCTCGGATGGCGGCGTGGTGGTGGCGCCGGTGCTGGTGGTGCCCGCGACGGGCGACACCGTGAGCCCCACGCCGCTGTTCGCCGGCACCGCGCTCAACGGCGTCTCGGTGGGTCTGGACATCGACGATGAGCCCGAGGTGGTGCTCTCCATGGACCTGGAGGGGCGCTTCCGCTACGTGCGGCCGGGGGATCAGCCGATGACGCCGGGCCCGCACCGCGCTCGCGTGCACGCGCACGACGAGAACGGCAACAACGGCCCCTCATCCTCCGCGACCACCTTCGAGGTCGTGGTGGGTGAGGTGGACGCGGGGACCGGACAGACTCCCGATGCGGGCGGCACCGCTGATGCGGGGACGCGGCCAGACGGAGGCGTGAGGGATCCGCTGGTCCCCGTGGTGGTGGTGCCCGAGCAGGGCGAGGTGGTGGACCCCACGCCGACGTTCGCGGGCGTGGCGGTGGCGGGCGCGTCCGTGGCCTTGGAGTTGGACGGCGTGGCGCTGGCCACGGTCACCACGGATGACGCGGGTGTCTTCCGCCACGAGGTGGGCTCGGCCGAGGCGCTGGCGCTGGGTGACCACCGCGTGGTGGCGCGCACCGTGGAGACGCAGGGCGTGGCGGGTGCGCGCTCGAGCGCGGTGGACTTCCAGGTGCGAGGCCCCACCGCGCTGGACGTGGGCTGTGGCTGCGGCGCGACCCCGCTGGAGGGCCTGGCCAGCGCGGGGGCGTGGCTGGGGCTGCTCGCCCTGTCGCGGCGGCGAGCCCGGCGCGGCTAG
- a CDS encoding heme NO-binding domain-containing protein, which translates to MHGILFHELRGYAQSRLGTQGWESLLEKAGLPQRIYLAFQQYPDEEVTALVAATAQLLGQAPRLVLEDFGEFIAPSLLRKYRVLLEPNWSVLDIVERAEHILRSVRQDAKPPPSNLRIRREEDVVLVSYGSPRRLCGVGIGFIRGLAREMGQRVVVHEQQCMHHRAPRCELQVLLMP; encoded by the coding sequence ATGCACGGCATTCTCTTCCATGAGCTGCGGGGCTACGCCCAGTCGCGCCTGGGGACCCAGGGCTGGGAGTCACTCCTGGAGAAGGCCGGACTGCCCCAGCGCATCTACCTGGCGTTCCAGCAATACCCAGACGAGGAGGTGACGGCCCTGGTCGCCGCCACCGCGCAGCTCCTGGGACAGGCGCCGCGCCTGGTGCTGGAGGACTTTGGCGAGTTCATCGCGCCCAGCCTGCTGCGCAAGTACCGCGTCCTCCTGGAGCCGAACTGGAGCGTGCTCGACATCGTGGAGCGGGCCGAGCACATCCTCCGCAGCGTGCGCCAGGACGCGAAGCCTCCGCCCTCGAACCTGCGGATCCGCCGCGAGGAGGACGTGGTGCTCGTGTCCTATGGCTCACCGCGCCGGCTGTGTGGCGTGGGCATCGGCTTCATCCGGGGGCTGGCACGGGAGATGGGGCAGCGCGTCGTCGTGCACGAGCAGCAGTGCATGCATCACCGGGCGCCCCGCTGCGAGCTCCAGGTGCTCCTCATGCCCTGA
- a CDS encoding cupin domain-containing protein — protein MSSHPHLIHADDVAWTELAHGSRVAMRRKQLGALAQGRKLGCSLMELPPGKRSWPFHYHLANEEALYVLSGEGVVRLGSERFPVKAGDYVALPPGPGSAHQVFNAGPEPLRYLAFSTMEAPDVVMYPDSGKVGVFAGAAPGGDKAARTLHAYLPLAAEVDYWTGEES, from the coding sequence TTGTCCTCTCATCCTCACCTCATCCACGCGGACGACGTGGCCTGGACTGAACTCGCGCATGGGTCGCGCGTGGCCATGCGGCGCAAGCAGCTCGGCGCGCTCGCCCAGGGACGCAAGCTCGGGTGCAGTCTCATGGAGTTGCCTCCCGGCAAGCGCTCGTGGCCGTTTCACTACCACCTGGCCAATGAGGAGGCCCTCTATGTGCTCTCGGGCGAGGGCGTCGTGCGCCTGGGCTCCGAGCGCTTCCCCGTGAAGGCCGGCGACTATGTAGCGCTGCCTCCGGGGCCCGGCTCCGCGCACCAGGTCTTCAACGCGGGGCCCGAGCCGCTGCGCTACCTGGCCTTCTCCACGATGGAGGCGCCGGACGTCGTCATGTACCCGGACTCGGGGAAGGTGGGCGTCTTCGCGGGGGCCGCGCCGGGTGGGGACAAGGCCGCGCGCACGCTGCATGCGTATCTGCCGCTCGCCGCGGAGGTGGACTACTGGACGGGCGAGGAGTCGTGA
- a CDS encoding class I SAM-dependent methyltransferase — MHVDFGRTSSDYLKHRAGFPDAFFARLEREGVLRSGLRALDVGTGTGTVARGLAARGCAVIALDPAAPQLDAAREAAVRAGLSIDFRLGRAEETGLPTGSVDLYVAGQCWHWFEREAAAREAFRLVAPGGRLVIAHFDWLPTPGSVAEATEDLINAFNPGPLPQYVQWGHAAGIYPQWFHDVTAAGFQQLESFSFDAPTSYARAAWLGRVRASARVGASLPPEEVARFDAELARRLAERFPGETLSIPHRVFALIATRP, encoded by the coding sequence ATGCACGTGGACTTCGGACGCACGTCGTCGGACTACTTGAAGCATCGCGCCGGCTTCCCGGACGCCTTCTTCGCGCGGCTGGAGCGCGAGGGTGTGCTCCGCTCGGGCCTGCGCGCGCTGGACGTGGGCACCGGCACTGGCACCGTGGCGCGGGGACTGGCCGCGCGCGGTTGCGCTGTCATCGCGCTCGACCCGGCCGCGCCCCAGCTCGACGCCGCGCGCGAGGCCGCTGTGCGCGCCGGGCTCTCCATCGACTTCCGGTTGGGCCGCGCCGAGGAGACGGGCCTGCCCACGGGCTCGGTGGACCTGTACGTGGCGGGCCAGTGCTGGCACTGGTTCGAGCGCGAGGCCGCCGCGCGCGAGGCGTTCCGGTTGGTGGCTCCGGGAGGGCGGTTGGTCATCGCTCACTTCGACTGGTTGCCCACGCCCGGCAGCGTCGCGGAGGCCACCGAGGACCTCATCAACGCGTTCAACCCCGGCCCGCTGCCGCAGTACGTCCAGTGGGGCCACGCCGCCGGCATCTATCCGCAGTGGTTTCATGACGTCACGGCGGCGGGCTTCCAACAGTTGGAGTCCTTCTCGTTCGACGCGCCCACGTCCTACGCGCGCGCGGCGTGGCTCGGTCGTGTCCGCGCGAGTGCCCGGGTGGGCGCGTCGCTGCCGCCCGAGGAGGTGGCCCGCTTCGACGCGGAGCTGGCACGCCGCCTCGCGGAGCGCTTCCCCGGAGAGACGCTGTCCATTCCCCACCGCGTGTTCGCGCTCATCGCCACGCGGCCCTGA
- a CDS encoding helix-turn-helix domain-containing protein codes for MVGRKGGRSQSRFDLRREEELMSAAEAATLLGVKRATLYTYVSRGLVRCVPEPGTKENRYVRADLERLKARHDARAGHAAVASGALRWGEPVIDSSVSRVGAAGLAYRGHPAVSLALEGRAFEDVAELLWTGTLPTTSARWAPPEPPPWPASTLAALLPRDTPPLASLSALVALLGAQDTARFAAPPEQEKARARRLLRHLGAWGGVARAPGRVARALEEPTVAASLGHAWGAKGRHAPGLLNRALVLCADHELNVSTFAARVTASSGADLYACLSAALAALSGPKHGGACDRVEALLAEVGRPERAASVVRERLRRGEALTGFGHPLYPDGDPRTPPLLDAALALRPEAPGVRVAKAVLEVVRDAGHPAPSLDFGLVTLALALGLPAGAAATLFAVGRAAGWVAHVLEQREQGHLLRPRARYVETPRADPRG; via the coding sequence ATGGTGGGTCGCAAAGGCGGTCGCTCTCAATCTCGATTCGACCTTCGACGTGAGGAGGAGCTGATGTCCGCGGCGGAGGCCGCCACCCTGCTCGGCGTGAAGCGGGCCACGCTGTACACGTACGTCAGCCGAGGGCTCGTGCGGTGTGTGCCCGAGCCGGGCACCAAGGAGAACCGCTACGTGCGCGCGGACCTGGAGCGGCTGAAGGCACGGCACGACGCGCGCGCCGGTCACGCCGCGGTGGCCTCGGGCGCGCTGCGCTGGGGTGAGCCCGTCATCGACTCGTCCGTGTCACGCGTGGGCGCGGCGGGGCTCGCGTACCGAGGCCACCCCGCCGTGTCGCTCGCGTTGGAGGGGCGCGCGTTCGAGGACGTCGCGGAGTTGTTGTGGACTGGCACGCTGCCGACCACGTCCGCGCGCTGGGCCCCTCCGGAGCCTCCCCCGTGGCCCGCCTCCACGCTCGCGGCGCTGCTGCCGCGCGACACGCCTCCGCTCGCGTCCTTGTCCGCGCTGGTGGCCCTGCTGGGCGCGCAGGACACCGCGCGCTTCGCCGCCCCGCCCGAGCAAGAGAAGGCCCGCGCGCGGCGGCTGCTGCGTCACCTGGGTGCCTGGGGCGGCGTGGCGCGCGCGCCGGGACGGGTGGCGCGGGCGCTGGAGGAGCCGACCGTGGCCGCGTCGCTCGGTCATGCGTGGGGCGCGAAGGGCCGGCACGCACCGGGGCTGCTCAACCGCGCGTTGGTGCTGTGCGCGGATCACGAGCTGAACGTGTCCACCTTCGCCGCGCGCGTGACGGCCTCGTCGGGAGCGGATCTCTACGCGTGTCTGAGCGCGGCGCTGGCGGCGCTGTCCGGCCCCAAGCACGGCGGCGCGTGCGACCGGGTGGAGGCCCTGCTCGCGGAGGTGGGCCGCCCCGAGCGCGCGGCCTCGGTGGTGCGCGAGCGGCTCCGGCGCGGCGAGGCCCTCACGGGCTTCGGACACCCGCTGTACCCGGACGGAGACCCGCGCACGCCGCCGCTGCTCGACGCCGCCCTGGCCCTGCGTCCCGAGGCGCCTGGCGTGCGCGTGGCGAAGGCCGTGCTGGAGGTGGTGCGCGACGCGGGCCACCCCGCGCCCTCGCTGGACTTCGGGCTGGTGACGCTGGCGCTGGCGCTGGGACTTCCCGCGGGGGCCGCGGCCACGCTGTTCGCGGTGGGGCGCGCGGCGGGCTGGGTGGCGCACGTGCTGGAGCAACGCGAGCAGGGACACCTGCTGCGCCCGCGGGCTCGCTACGTGGAGACACCGCGCGCGGATCCGCGCGGGTGA
- the ychF gene encoding redox-regulated ATPase YchF, translated as MALSIGIVGLPNVGKSTLFNALSAAGAQAANYPFCTIEPNVGVVPVPDDRLDQLSALIKPLKKIPTSLEFVDIAGLVRGASKGEGLGNQFLANIRQVDAVLHVLRCFEDENITHVEGGVDPVRDRDVVDTELCLKDLETVEKRRERAQRNAKSGGKAGDEAKAELVLLDRIKAGLDNATTVRAQKLTDDERAAIRDMFLLTDKPVLYVANISEGQIGKDEGDKFVQAVRDMATKEGAGVVVLAAAMESEIQQLPEAERPGFLESAGLTEPGLHKVVRAGYKLLGLWTYFTVGEQECRAWTIHQGFKAPQAAGVIHSDFERGFIKAEVMRWEDLVKLGSEASVKEKGLLRVEGKEYVVQDGDCMHFRFNV; from the coding sequence ATGGCTCTTTCCATCGGCATTGTCGGACTGCCCAACGTGGGCAAGTCCACCCTGTTCAACGCGTTGTCCGCCGCGGGCGCGCAGGCGGCCAACTACCCGTTCTGCACCATCGAGCCGAACGTGGGCGTGGTGCCGGTGCCGGATGACCGCCTGGACCAGCTGTCGGCCCTCATCAAGCCGCTGAAGAAGATCCCCACGTCGCTGGAGTTCGTGGACATCGCCGGGCTGGTGCGCGGCGCGTCCAAGGGCGAGGGCCTGGGCAACCAGTTCCTGGCGAACATCCGCCAGGTGGATGCCGTGCTGCACGTGCTGCGCTGCTTCGAGGACGAGAACATCACCCACGTCGAGGGCGGCGTGGATCCGGTGCGGGACCGGGATGTCGTCGACACGGAGCTGTGCCTCAAGGACCTGGAGACGGTGGAGAAGCGCCGCGAGCGCGCCCAGCGCAACGCCAAGTCCGGTGGCAAGGCAGGCGATGAGGCCAAGGCCGAGCTGGTGCTGCTGGACCGCATCAAGGCGGGGCTGGACAACGCGACCACCGTGCGCGCGCAGAAGCTCACGGATGATGAGCGCGCGGCCATCCGCGACATGTTCCTGCTGACGGACAAGCCCGTGCTGTACGTGGCGAACATCAGCGAGGGGCAGATTGGCAAGGACGAGGGCGACAAGTTCGTCCAGGCCGTGCGCGACATGGCCACCAAGGAAGGCGCGGGCGTGGTGGTGCTGGCCGCCGCGATGGAGTCGGAAATCCAACAGCTCCCCGAGGCCGAGCGTCCGGGCTTCCTGGAGAGCGCGGGGCTGACCGAGCCGGGCCTGCACAAGGTGGTGCGCGCCGGCTACAAGCTCCTGGGCCTGTGGACCTACTTCACGGTGGGCGAGCAGGAGTGCCGCGCCTGGACCATCCACCAGGGCTTCAAGGCGCCGCAGGCGGCGGGCGTCATCCACTCGGACTTCGAGCGCGGCTTCATCAAGGCCGAGGTGATGCGCTGGGAGGACCTGGTGAAGCTGGGCAGCGAGGCCTCCGTGAAGGAGAAGGGCCTGCTGCGCGTGGAAGGCAAGGAGTACGTCGTCCAGGACGGCGACTGCATGCACTTCCGCTTCAACGTCTGA